The DNA segment TCACAACCACAGTcaaccgtcccattttggcaggtttggcgctccagcggcagaccccccgcccctgtgcacccagctctggcacaaacatgcccacactgggttggttccgatggactgcagggacgatattcctcctcccccctcctcgaccaatcttatggtgggtgtcaggagccaggtaagtgcttcgatgtttcTGGACTCAGCACGGTTTGAGCCCCCTcaatgtggcacctcaggctctgccccgccgcgaggccccacccgccggtacatccgacatgattgtccccttggtccccctcgcctggagtttggacgcgtggctcgcgctttccaacccgtcacgatggctgacatggaccgtccgactcggccacgcgattcagttcgccaggcgcccgcccaggttcagcggcatccacttcacctcggtgaagggcgagaatgccgttaccttgcatgcggagattgctacccttctatggaagggcgcaatagagcctgtccctccggccgagatgaagaaggggttttacagcccgtacttcatcgtaccaaagaaaggcagtgggttgcagccaatcttggacctgcgagtactgaaccgggccttgcacagactgatgcaaaaacgcatccggcatcaagattggttcacggcggtagatctgaaggatgtgtatttccacgtctcggtctAACCTCGACACAAACcattcctgcagtttgctttcaagggccgggcgtaccagtacaaggtcctccccttcggcctgtccttgtccccttgcgtcttcacgatggtagcagaggcagcccttgccccgctaagggaagtgggcatccgcatcctcaattatctcaatgactggctgatcctaactcactcttgggatgtgttgtgtgtgcacagggacctggtgctcatgcacttcagccgactggggcttcgggtcaactgggaaaagagcaagctctccccagttcagagcatctcttttcttggcttggagttagACTTAGTCtcaatgacggcgcgcctcacgaacgagcacgcacagtcggtgctgaactgcctgaaggtgttcagacagaagacagcggttccactgaaactttttcagtggctcctggggcatatggcatcctcagcagtggccacaccgctcgggttgatgcatatgagaccgcttcagcactggcttcagactcgagtcctgagatgggcgtggcaccgcgggacacatcgcgtggtcgtcacgccgatctgtcaccgcctcttcagcccttggactgaccttgcatttctacgggcaggggttccattagagcaggtctccaggcacgtcgtggttatgacggatgCCGCCAagtgggctggggtgccgtatgcaatgggcgcacagccgccggctcctggactggcccgcagctgcgttggcacatcaactgcctcgagttgttggcagtactgctctccctgcagaggttccggccattgatccagggcaagcacatgttggttcggacagacaacatggcgactgtagcatacatcaactgtcaaggcggtctacactcccgttgcatgtcacaactcgcccgccgtctcctcctctggagtcagcaacgcctcaagtcgctgcgagcctctcacatcccaggtgacctcaacaccgtagcggatgcactgtcacgacaggctacgctcaggggagagtggagactccacccccaggtggtccagctgatttggagtcgattcagtcaagcacaggtagacctgtttgcttcccaggaatcctcccactgcccgctttggtacgccctgtccgaggcacccctcggtatagatgcactggcacacagcttgcccccgggattacgcaaatatgcgtttcccccagtgagcctacttgcacagaccctgtgcaagggaatgagacgttgtgtccctcttgccacaatactgaactacccactgaaatggccagcaccctgtctcggctcctcagcacaaaacctgaatgagtggttgcataccagctccttatatacctgtatgtccggtggagtggcatgcaaattccactcgccaattcccactggcctgttttcaaaaagcagaggtgtttggggctcccaagagtgacccctagtgtcactacatcgacacaacatctcgttccctccatcagggaacgaaggttacgaaagtaaccaggatgttttccctatatacagtaaatgtacaaCTTGGCAATGAATAATGTCCAATTAGTTTAAGAATGGCACAGTTATAACACAGCCTGTTTAAATAACTTCAGTTGTTTTGGTTGAGTTACTCAATGAAAGGTTGAGCTCTGAAGCTAGAGGATATATATTAAAATAGTGTTGCGGAACATGTAAGGAAGGGAATATTTGAGTCTACTAGAAGCTGGAAGGTAGATATTCTTAGAGTTTGCAGATACTTTGATCCTGAAAGCATTTTCTGTTTACCTGCAGACCCTGTAAGTAATGTATCTTTAAACATAAGCAACACAAGCCTGGTGGAGTTTAACGACAGTGCAACATTCACATGCTCTGCCAGAGGCACGCCAACTTGGTTTTCATGGCAGAATGGCAGCTCTGTCGTCATGGCTGGAGGAAGAATTGAGCTCAGGAATGATGGACAAGTCCTCGCCATTAATGGGATGACGCGGTATGACCAAGGGCCATTCAAGTGTACTGTGGCAAACAACATCAGCAGGGAAGAGAGTACACAAATTAACCTCAATATAAGTTGTGAGTATGACATTGTAAATGATCTGGGCTATGATGTACTGAACAATAATTGTTCCTACATAGCATTATAACAGGAAAGTGATACCTACAAATGACATCATTTGGGGTTGGGAGCTGACAAAAAGTCACGCTTCAGAGGTAATGAATTTGCTTTATTTGTTTAGATGGGCCCAGTAACCTGACAATGACAGTCTTGCCAGAGAAAATGGAATATGTGTCAGGCTCTGCCATTTCCCTATCATGCTCTGCGGATTCCAAGCCAGCAGCTTCTTTCTACTGGATGTACAATGAGATTCCTCTCAATGTCAGTGGTCCAAATCTTATACTTACTAACATTACCCAGGACCAAACAGGAAAGTACACCTGTGTCGCCCAAAATGCCATCACACTCAGATATGCTCCAGTGACCAAAACCATTCGCATAGTTGGTGAGAAAATACGGGGAGTTTTCCATATTTCCTCTGTTTCCTCTTGGaatcattttaatctccaataCATTTCCCTTTGTTCATTTAGATCCAATATCATCAGTGGTGGTAAACCCTACAGCAGGCAACCCAAAAGAAAACATGAATTTTAGTCTAACATGTGATGTTGTGGGGCCAGACGACTCCATTCACTGGATGAAGACTGGCATGTACCTGTTACCAGACTATAGAATCACTTTCTCCATTGACAACTCAACCTTAAACTTTAACCAACTTACTGTCAATGATGATGGACAATACCAGTGTAAAGCTAGTAACGCTGTCAGCAGCATGACTAGCCAGGCCTACAATTTTGTAGTCAACTGTGAGTAACAAAGATATTTCTGGACATCCACATTTCCTTTGAAATACATATGAATACAAAGAGTAGGTCCGTTTGTACTTGTAATGGTCAATGAGTTTGAAAGAGCACGTATGCGGGAGTACAAAATCTGTTAAAAAAGTCAGTTAGTCAGCAGTTATGAATCTCATAATGTAAAGTTAAAATGTGGCCTACTCCATCATCCTGAGTtcacccagaaacacattttgaggtttctgtattaaaataaaaaggaaagtcTCAACATTTTAATGATTTTATCTTGGCAGCAGTTTGaagtagaaacataataattatattgttaacactttacaataaggttgtctttgttaatatttgtaaatgcattgggtatcatgaactaacaatgaacaatattatttttttttttacagaattcattaatcttggttaatgataatttacaaaaaaaaaaaaaaaacaattgtcaagTTTTAGTTCACATTAGTTCACATTGCATTAACacctttaaattttttaaatgtattaatacatgttgaaatcaacattaaccaagattaataaatgctgcaaaaggatttgttgttagttcatgttaactaatttagGTAGCAAATGttcacaaatacaaccttattgtaaagtgttaccattatatcACTTAAGTACATAAAACAACTGTGTTTTGGGCAAAAGTGTGTTTTTGAGGGTAAAAGCCTCAAAATATTGGAgcagctcataaatatatatgcACAAGTTTGATATGAATAAAAAGGTTTCACAAGTTGTTTTGCTTGTGTGTTTGCTAGATGGTCCAACCAACACAACAGCCTCTGGTCCAAATGTGGCAGCAGAGGGATTCAATGTAACCTTAAGATGTTCTGCTGACTCTCGCCCTCAGAGTCAATTCAGCTGGTATTTCAATGGTTCTAAGGTGGCAGACGGTTCAATGTATAAGACTGGAGCTCTTTCACCAAACAATAGCGGACAGTACACCTGCATGGCCTTTAATGACATCACAGGCAGAAGCAGAAATGCCTCACTGAAATTAACAGTAAttggtaagtttttttttttttttttttagcagatcaGAACGGAAAAGCAGCAAATgtacaaaacaaagtttaaaaagTGAACTTTGATGAAGGATCAATTAAATGCACTTAATTTTTTATGCAATTTAGTTCCTGTCACCACTGTTACGGTGAATGAAGGCAATCAGCAACCAGTCTTCAATCAATCATTCACACTAATCTGCAGTGCCAATGGAGATGTTGGACACATTCAATGGATTAAGAACAACATGTACCTGTTACCCAACAATAGCATCTCTTTCTCCAATGACAACTCAACCTTGAGATTTAACCAACTCACTTTTAGTGACGATGGACAATACCAGTGTGGAGCTAGTAACGCTGTCAGCAGTATCATCAGCAAGGCCTACAAACTTATGGTCAACTGTAAGTGACAAAATGCAGTTCCAAGCATTATATCTTGAATTATCTTGTAGAAAGCAAACAGTCTTCGAGTGACCCAGTGCAGAAAGTGAGATGTACTTTATCTGTGTCGTTTAGATGGTCCATGGAACACAACAATCTCTGGTCCAGCTGTAGGAGCTGCAGGGTCCAACGTGACCTTCAGCTGTTCTGCTGACTCTCGTCCTCAAAGTCAATACAACTGGATCTTCAATAGCACAAAGGTGGCAGAGGGCCCAGTGTATGTGACTGGAATTCTCTCCATAAATGACGCGGGACAGTACACCTGCATGGCTTTCAATAATATCACAGGCAGCAGCAATGCTTCAGTTGAATTAACCATAAAATGTGAGTTGTTAAATTACAAGGCTTTCAAATAATGTGCATCTTATTGATAGTCTGTCAGTTTGTTCTGTTGTTGACCTGGTAAAAggattctgtcaccatttatttGTTCCaaattgtatgactttctttcttctatggaacataaAACAAGATGTTAGAGGTaaaattttagtctcagtcaccattttctttcaatggttcttttttccatacaatgaaagttaatggtgactaaagctgttattctgcctaacatctcctcttgtgttccactgccattttttgtgtgaaatgtctCTTTAAGTTTCTTGGAACAACAGAATGACTTATGGAAAGGTCAGGAATTCATTAAATGATGTTATCTGTCTGAAACCCCTGTTGTGTCTGAATTTCAGATCCACCCAGAGATGTTGAGGTGTACAGCAACAAGAAGCCAATCTTGAATCAGTCATTCACACTATCCTGCAATTACAAAGGAGATGTTGACTCTATTCAGTGGATGAAAAATGGCATGTACCTGTTACCCAACAATAGCATCTCTTTCTCCATAGACAACTCAACCTTGAGTTTCAACCAACTCACTCTCGGTGATGACGGACAATACCAGTGTGAAGCTAGTAACGCTGTCAGCAACATGACCAGCCAGGCCTACAACCTTATGGTCAACTGTGAGTAACAGATACATTTGTATCCCAatctgtttaaaatgtaaaagcaaTGGAATTTCCACTGATTCATGAAATATGGATGGAAATCATTATCAAATCTTTTCAATATTGAACGTTTTTTTAActtcaaaatttaaatcattatacaCAA comes from the Myxocyprinus asiaticus isolate MX2 ecotype Aquarium Trade chromosome 15, UBuf_Myxa_2, whole genome shotgun sequence genome and includes:
- the ceacam1 gene encoding carcinoembryonic antigen-related cell adhesion molecule 1, which translates into the protein MEFKLFFFITLIYIPGLSALTVGSPKNPVAVGSNVTLSLNDSMTITVGSWLYGSGTVVFWYPGDTITGSSFDEGIAFNSSSYDLVLTSVTLSRSGLYVIESLKPLLSKGQFRLEVQDPVSNVSLNISNTSLVEFNDSATFTCSARGTPTWFSWQNGSSVVMAGGRIELRNDGQVLAINGMTRYDQGPFKCTVANNISREESTQINLNISYGPSNLTMTVLPEKMEYVSGSAISLSCSADSKPAASFYWMYNEIPLNVSGPNLILTNITQDQTGKYTCVAQNAITLRYAPVTKTIRIVDPISSVVVNPTAGNPKENMNFSLTCDVVGPDDSIHWMKTGMYLLPDYRITFSIDNSTLNFNQLTVNDDGQYQCKASNAVSSMTSQAYNFVVNYGPTNTTASGPNVAAEGFNVTLRCSADSRPQSQFSWYFNGSKVADGSMYKTGALSPNNSGQYTCMAFNDITGRSRNASLKLTVIVPVTTVTVNEGNQQPVFNQSFTLICSANGDVGHIQWIKNNMYLLPNNSISFSNDNSTLRFNQLTFSDDGQYQCGASNAVSSIISKAYKLMVNYGPWNTTISGPAVGAAGSNVTFSCSADSRPQSQYNWIFNSTKVAEGPVYVTGILSINDAGQYTCMAFNNITGSSNASVELTIKYPPRDVEVYSNKKPILNQSFTLSCNYKGDVDSIQWMKNGMYLLPNNSISFSIDNSTLSFNQLTLGDDGQYQCEASNAVSNMTSQAYNLMVNYGPLNTEMTGPAMLETGSIVTFNCSADSYPQSQYIWFFNNSKVAEGPMYMTGVLLPNNSGQYTCMAFNNITGSSNNASVALTVIDGVTLSVSSSPLIPLASQNLQLFCNVNGRYNSLQWLRNNQNFQPSDRVTVSVDNTTVIFKPLQTADNGKYQCVATNILKQHISQPFSLVANFGPQSVQIFLRPGITTILTCKAVSEPPAVYRWFNENNTLVGNQSSVVVPIDSILGSNYTCEAKNPLTNMTVYTSINAPDAAVSVQASMLLTALLALLLPVLHEWL